One Mesorhizobium sp. L-2-11 genomic region harbors:
- a CDS encoding TIGR02587 family membrane protein: MGLGRAFAGALIFAVPVLMTMEAWALGFHLHPLRLALFLAVTLPMLVLLHKYGGFRHTVALRDRIADAFVAILVAAVAATAVLFIFGIVTAEMPLREVIGKIAVQVVPASLGASLARAQLGPSLLEEGDIPESGYTGELFLMVVGALFLSVNIAPTEEVVLIAYKMHPWQEIALVVVTLALMHAFVYEFEFRGSHSPEPGAGFVSIFFRYAIVGYVLVMLVNLYILWTFGRTDGAGFSETLSAVVVLSFPGALGAAVARLIL, encoded by the coding sequence ATTGGTCTTGGCCGTGCCTTTGCAGGAGCGTTGATCTTCGCCGTCCCGGTGCTGATGACCATGGAGGCTTGGGCGCTGGGCTTTCACCTTCACCCATTGCGGCTCGCCCTGTTCCTCGCTGTCACTTTGCCAATGCTGGTGCTGCTGCACAAGTACGGAGGCTTCCGCCACACTGTGGCGCTCCGCGACCGCATCGCCGATGCTTTTGTGGCCATACTTGTGGCCGCCGTGGCGGCTACGGCGGTGCTTTTTATTTTCGGCATCGTCACCGCCGAAATGCCGCTACGGGAGGTAATTGGCAAAATTGCGGTGCAGGTTGTCCCGGCCAGTCTCGGAGCGTCCCTGGCACGCGCTCAGCTCGGCCCGAGTTTATTGGAGGAGGGGGACATTCCCGAGTCCGGCTACACCGGAGAGCTGTTCCTGATGGTGGTCGGAGCGCTGTTTCTATCGGTGAACATCGCACCGACGGAAGAGGTCGTCCTCATCGCTTACAAGATGCATCCCTGGCAGGAAATCGCTCTGGTGGTGGTCACCCTCGCTCTCATGCACGCCTTCGTCTATGAGTTCGAATTCCGCGGCTCGCACAGTCCCGAGCCAGGCGCTGGTTTCGTCAGCATCTTCTTTCGCTATGCGATCGTCGGCTATGTCCTGGTGATGCTTGTGAACCTTTATATCCTGTGGACCTTCGGCAGGACCGATGGCGCCGGCTTTTCGGAAACACTTAGTGCAGTCGTGGTTCTGTCGTTTCCTGGCGCGCTCGGGGCGGCGGTTGCGAGGCTCATTCTGTGA
- a CDS encoding alpha-ketoglutarate-dependent dioxygenase AlkB, translating into MPSLKTRQPEFVGQGDLFRAPDFRAPAFHARDDLPEGFHYQPELITAEEEAELVRQLESLAFQPFDFHGHLANRRVVGFGLRYDFDQRKVVEASPIPAFLMPLRDKVSAFARLPADAFVQVLINEYRPGAGIGWHRDKPQFDAVAGISLLAPCSFRLRRKNGTRWARENVTLEPRSAYLMTGPARTEWQHSIPPVAAHRYSITLRTLRPQRSR; encoded by the coding sequence ATGCCATCGCTCAAAACCAGGCAGCCGGAATTCGTTGGCCAAGGTGACCTGTTTCGCGCGCCCGACTTTCGTGCGCCCGCCTTTCACGCACGTGACGATCTGCCGGAAGGATTTCACTACCAGCCGGAGCTGATCACGGCGGAGGAAGAGGCCGAACTGGTGCGGCAGCTCGAAAGTCTCGCCTTCCAGCCTTTCGACTTTCATGGCCATCTGGCAAACCGGCGCGTCGTCGGTTTTGGCCTGCGCTACGATTTTGACCAACGCAAGGTGGTCGAGGCGTCGCCGATCCCTGCTTTTCTGATGCCGCTGAGGGACAAGGTGTCGGCATTTGCGCGGCTGCCCGCCGATGCTTTCGTGCAGGTCTTGATCAACGAGTACCGGCCCGGCGCGGGTATCGGCTGGCATCGCGACAAGCCGCAATTCGATGCCGTGGCCGGCATTTCTCTTCTTGCGCCATGCAGCTTTAGGCTCCGCCGGAAGAACGGCACGAGATGGGCTCGCGAGAACGTCACCCTCGAGCCAAGGTCGGCTTACCTGATGACGGGCCCGGCGCGCACCGAATGGCAGCACAGCATCCCGCCGGTTGCCGCGCACCGTTATTCGATCACGCTGCGGACCCTGCGACCGCAACGGTCGAGATGA
- a CDS encoding KTSC domain-containing protein, with protein MNYDPATRTLSVWFVPSGNRYDYHDVPPQTYAAFCKASAKGRFFNAFIRDRYSYHLVPLHSEFDRSGPIGREGR; from the coding sequence ATGAATTACGATCCGGCGACGAGGACCCTCTCCGTATGGTTTGTCCCAAGCGGAAATCGCTATGATTACCACGACGTGCCGCCCCAGACCTACGCAGCATTCTGCAAGGCCTCGGCAAAAGGCCGGTTCTTCAACGCGTTCATTCGAGACCGGTATAGCTACCATTTGGTCCCTCTGCACAGCGAGTTTGACAGGTCGGGGCCGATTGGCAGAGAAGGTCGATAA
- a CDS encoding IS4 family transposase has translation MRFAPSIFGQLLEPIDRRQFQAIVDRHDGDAYDKSFRSWDHLVALIYAQFCGSSSLRGLEAGWNANSQHHYHLGSGPLMRSTLSDANRRRPVAIFAEAFGLVANLLDRQMRREGEAMLRLIDSTPIPLGKLCDWAKSNGRIRGMKVHVVYDPKTDCPRILDITDANVNDAQVGRQITIEAGATYVFDKGYCHYGWWTAIAEAGSIFVTRPKSNMRLALLRDRPIAEPQGDGFLVVEDSEVSLVSKAACKLPMRLRRLRVQRETGDTITLLTNDLERSAVEIGRLYKGRWHIELLFRWIKQHLKIRKFLGNNGNAIRLQLFAAMIAFALLRIVARTRRITIPILRFTELVAQYLFGRRKLHTIDKPPPVNPSRPKDRASPNQMAFIYE, from the coding sequence ATGCGCTTTGCACCTAGCATCTTCGGGCAGCTTCTTGAACCCATCGATCGGCGTCAATTCCAAGCAATTGTGGATCGCCACGACGGGGATGCGTACGACAAATCGTTCAGAAGCTGGGATCATCTGGTGGCGCTGATCTATGCCCAGTTCTGCGGCAGCAGCAGCTTGCGTGGCCTGGAAGCCGGCTGGAACGCCAACAGCCAGCATCATTATCACCTGGGCAGCGGTCCGTTGATGCGTTCGACCTTGTCGGATGCCAACAGACGGCGTCCGGTCGCCATCTTTGCCGAGGCGTTCGGTCTGGTGGCGAACCTGCTCGACAGGCAAATGCGGCGCGAGGGCGAAGCGATGCTGCGGCTGATCGACTCGACCCCCATTCCGCTCGGCAAACTGTGCGATTGGGCCAAGTCGAACGGGCGCATCCGCGGCATGAAGGTGCATGTCGTCTATGACCCGAAGACCGACTGTCCGCGCATCCTCGACATCACCGACGCCAACGTCAACGACGCCCAGGTCGGTCGCCAGATCACGATCGAAGCTGGAGCGACCTACGTGTTCGACAAGGGCTACTGCCATTATGGCTGGTGGACGGCGATCGCCGAAGCCGGATCGATCTTCGTGACGCGGCCCAAATCCAACATGAGGCTGGCGCTGCTGCGTGATCGCCCTATAGCCGAGCCGCAGGGCGACGGCTTCCTGGTTGTGGAAGACAGTGAGGTAAGCCTGGTCAGCAAGGCTGCTTGCAAGCTGCCGATGCGGCTGCGTCGCCTGCGCGTTCAGCGCGAAACGGGCGACACCATCACGCTTTTGACCAACGATCTGGAGCGCTCCGCCGTCGAGATTGGACGGCTCTACAAAGGCCGCTGGCACATCGAGCTTCTGTTCCGATGGATCAAGCAGCACCTCAAGATCCGCAAGTTCCTCGGCAACAACGGCAATGCAATTCGCCTGCAACTCTTTGCAGCAATGATCGCCTTTGCGCTGCTGCGCATTGTCGCGCGCACCCGCCGCATCACTATTCCTATCTTGAGGTTCACAGAACTGGTCGCTCAATACTTGTTCGGGCGGCGGAAACTGCACACCATCGACAAGCCGCCACCGGTCAATCCAAGCCGACCAAAGGACCGAGCCTCCCCCAATCAGATGGCCTTCATATATGAATAA
- the ku gene encoding non-homologous end joining protein Ku, whose protein sequence is MAPRANWKGFLKIGELSCPMALYTAASTSERIAFHTINRATGHRVHRAFVDSDSGKPVEKDEQVKGFEIGSGEYVVLEPEEVAAAVPESDKTLSVSAFIGCSDVDDVYFDKPYYLAPSDKHAEEAFGLIREGMRKKKVAAIAQTVLFRRVRTLLIRAYDEGLLATTLNFDYEVRSAEEVFDSIPDLKIEGEMLELAEHIIKTKKGKFDPTKFDDRYEAALAELVKAKLEGKKIAVPKPAKREKVVDLMDALRQSASVGGKQPATKKPAAKSKPARHAKAKQTAPRRKAG, encoded by the coding sequence TTGGCGCCGAGAGCAAATTGGAAGGGTTTTCTGAAAATTGGAGAACTCAGCTGCCCGATGGCGCTCTATACGGCTGCCTCAACCTCGGAGCGGATCGCTTTCCACACGATAAACCGCGCCACCGGCCATAGGGTGCATCGCGCCTTCGTCGACAGCGATAGCGGTAAGCCGGTCGAGAAGGACGAACAGGTCAAAGGCTTTGAGATCGGCTCGGGTGAGTACGTCGTGCTCGAACCCGAAGAGGTCGCGGCCGCTGTCCCCGAGAGCGACAAAACGCTGTCGGTCTCGGCCTTCATTGGCTGTTCCGATGTCGACGATGTGTATTTCGACAAGCCGTATTACCTGGCCCCGTCGGACAAACACGCGGAGGAAGCGTTTGGGCTGATCCGCGAAGGCATGCGCAAGAAGAAGGTCGCCGCCATCGCCCAGACCGTTCTGTTCCGCCGCGTCCGGACCCTGCTCATCCGCGCCTATGATGAAGGCCTGCTCGCGACGACGCTGAACTTCGACTACGAGGTGCGCTCGGCGGAGGAGGTTTTCGACAGCATCCCCGATTTGAAGATCGAGGGCGAGATGCTCGAACTGGCCGAGCACATCATCAAGACCAAAAAGGGCAAGTTCGATCCGACCAAATTCGACGATCGTTATGAGGCGGCGCTGGCCGAGCTTGTGAAGGCAAAGCTCGAAGGCAAGAAGATCGCCGTTCCGAAGCCGGCCAAGCGGGAGAAGGTCGTCGATCTCATGGATGCGCTGCGCCAGAGTGCCAGCGTTGGCGGCAAGCAGCCCGCGACAAAAAAGCCCGCGGCAAAGTCAAAGCCGGCGCGCCATGCCAAGGCGAAGCAGACAGCGCCGCGTCGGAAGGCCGGCTGA
- the ligD gene encoding DNA ligase D — translation MALETYRKKRNFSVTPEPQGRRAPKRGNSFVIQKHDATRLHYDFRLEMDGVLKSWAVTKGPSLIPGEKRLAVHVEDHPLEYGDFEGTIPKGEYGGGTVLLWDRGTWTPIGNAHRGYAKGHLDFELHGEKLGGRWHLVRMAGKPREKRENWLLIKGDDDAARTEGDPDILDERPESVATGRKIEDVAGEEPGWSSKTGRIRKRRGGSTRRTPAEEPPATVSVPEPSKIKGAKKAVLPDFVEPTLATLVSSAPSGERWLHEIKFDGYRLQARIEAGRVKLLTRSGLDWTKKFGKAVVSALADIPVGTALIDGELVVETSAGVSDFSALQADLSEGRSDRFRFYVFDLLHLDGYDLREVALIKRKELLEKIIGSDSGIISYSGHFEEDGALVLQHACRLSLEGIVSKLRDAPYRAGRSKNWVKSKCSARQEFVVAGYVPSTTSRKAIGSLVLGVYDHGKLHHVGRVGTGYTAAVAESLFKKLERIRVPSSPFDERLAAGEARQVRYVRPELVAEVEFRAWTADGILRHASFRGLREDKPAKEIVRETPKTSKAAPQPQRRTVKLTHPDRLYWPDQGVTKEGLADYYAEVWRYASPYIVGRALALVRCPNGISGEQFFQKHAWKGLNPNIVLVRDPKDPPDERLISINDLDGLIGLVQSAALEIHPWGSTVSDWERPDTIIMDLDPGEGVSWEAVIEAAVETRDRLKDAGLVPFVKTSGGKGLHVVAPLKPKAEWPGVKAFTKAIADSMAADSPGRYVSTITKSKRRGKILVDYLRNQRGATAVAAYSTRARPGAAVSMPLAWDELGPSIGPAYFTVENTPTRLASLSSDPWQDFRAAAAPIENRANRRKKAA, via the coding sequence ATGGCGCTCGAGACCTACCGCAAGAAGCGCAATTTTTCCGTTACCCCGGAGCCGCAAGGCCGCAGGGCGCCCAAGAGAGGCAACAGCTTCGTCATACAGAAGCACGATGCCACCCGGCTCCATTATGATTTTCGTCTCGAAATGGACGGTGTCCTGAAGAGCTGGGCCGTCACAAAAGGGCCGAGCCTGATCCCCGGCGAGAAGCGCCTTGCCGTCCATGTCGAGGACCATCCTCTGGAATATGGCGACTTCGAAGGCACTATCCCGAAGGGCGAGTATGGCGGCGGCACCGTCCTCCTTTGGGACAGAGGCACCTGGACGCCGATCGGCAACGCGCATCGCGGCTATGCGAAAGGCCATCTCGATTTCGAACTTCACGGCGAGAAGCTTGGCGGCCGCTGGCATCTTGTCCGGATGGCCGGAAAGCCCCGGGAGAAGCGCGAGAACTGGTTGCTGATCAAAGGCGACGATGACGCCGCGCGCACCGAAGGTGATCCCGACATTCTGGACGAGCGGCCGGAATCCGTCGCGACCGGCCGCAAGATCGAGGACGTCGCCGGCGAAGAGCCCGGCTGGTCGTCCAAGACGGGACGCATTCGCAAGCGACGCGGCGGCAGCACCAGGCGAACTCCAGCTGAAGAGCCTCCGGCCACTGTCAGCGTTCCCGAACCGTCAAAGATCAAGGGCGCCAAGAAGGCGGTGCTTCCCGATTTCGTCGAGCCGACGCTGGCGACCCTGGTCTCGTCAGCTCCGTCCGGCGAGCGCTGGCTGCACGAGATCAAATTCGACGGCTACCGGCTGCAGGCCAGGATCGAAGCCGGCCGCGTCAAACTGTTGACGCGAAGCGGTCTCGACTGGACGAAGAAATTCGGAAAGGCGGTCGTTTCGGCGCTGGCCGATATCCCTGTCGGGACGGCGCTGATCGACGGTGAACTCGTCGTCGAGACGTCCGCCGGCGTATCGGATTTTTCCGCGCTGCAAGCCGATCTCAGCGAGGGCCGCAGTGATCGCTTTCGCTTCTACGTTTTCGACCTGCTCCATCTCGACGGCTACGATCTGCGCGAGGTTGCGTTGATCAAGCGCAAGGAATTGCTGGAAAAGATCATCGGCAGTGACAGCGGCATCATCAGCTACAGCGGCCATTTTGAGGAGGATGGCGCCCTTGTGCTGCAACACGCCTGTCGGCTGAGCCTGGAAGGCATTGTCTCCAAGCTTCGCGATGCGCCCTACCGCGCCGGCCGCAGCAAGAACTGGGTGAAGTCGAAATGCTCGGCGCGGCAGGAATTTGTCGTGGCCGGCTATGTCCCCTCGACAACCTCGCGCAAGGCGATCGGCTCGCTTGTCCTGGGTGTCTATGACCACGGCAAGCTTCATCATGTCGGGCGCGTCGGCACCGGCTACACGGCGGCGGTCGCCGAGAGCCTGTTCAAGAAGCTCGAGCGGATACGCGTTCCGTCAAGCCCGTTCGACGAACGGCTGGCCGCCGGGGAGGCTCGGCAAGTCCGCTATGTCAGGCCGGAACTCGTCGCAGAAGTCGAGTTCCGGGCGTGGACCGCCGACGGCATTCTGCGCCACGCCTCGTTCCGCGGATTGCGTGAAGACAAGCCGGCGAAGGAGATCGTGCGCGAGACGCCGAAGACGAGCAAGGCAGCGCCCCAACCTCAGCGCCGGACCGTCAAGCTCACCCATCCCGACCGCCTTTACTGGCCGGACCAGGGCGTGACCAAGGAAGGTCTCGCCGACTATTATGCCGAGGTCTGGCGCTATGCGTCGCCCTACATCGTCGGCCGGGCGCTGGCGCTGGTGCGATGTCCCAACGGGATTTCGGGCGAGCAGTTCTTCCAGAAGCATGCCTGGAAGGGGCTCAACCCCAATATCGTGCTGGTCCGCGACCCCAAGGATCCGCCCGACGAGCGGCTGATCAGCATCAATGATCTCGATGGGCTGATCGGTCTCGTCCAGTCGGCGGCGCTGGAGATCCACCCCTGGGGCTCGACGGTGAGCGATTGGGAGCGTCCGGACACGATCATCATGGATCTCGACCCCGGCGAAGGCGTGAGCTGGGAGGCGGTGATCGAGGCCGCCGTCGAAACCCGCGACCGGCTGAAGGATGCGGGGCTTGTCCCCTTCGTCAAGACCTCCGGCGGCAAGGGTCTGCACGTCGTGGCGCCGTTGAAGCCGAAAGCCGAATGGCCTGGGGTAAAAGCCTTCACCAAGGCGATTGCCGACTCGATGGCCGCCGACAGTCCCGGCCGCTATGTCTCGACCATCACCAAATCGAAACGGCGCGGGAAAATCCTTGTCGATTATCTGCGCAACCAGCGTGGTGCGACCGCGGTCGCAGCCTATTCGACAAGAGCACGACCGGGTGCAGCGGTGTCGATGCCGCTTGCCTGGGACGAACTCGGCCCCAGCATCGGACCGGCCTATTTTACCGTCGAAAACACGCCGACCCGGCTTGCCTCGCTGTCGTCGGACCCCTGGCAGGATTTCCGCGCGGCAGCAGCGCCAATCGAAAACCGCGCAAACCGGCGCAAGAAAGCGGCTTGA
- a CDS encoding ATP-dependent DNA ligase, with product MKVIARDGGFALPLDTPTMEARAADAIPEGDGWQYERKWDGFRCLAFRQDDTIELRAKSGKPLGRYFPELVATLMELPSRRFVVDGEIVISIDGKPSFDALQMRLHPAESRIRKLSAETPAHIVLFDILCDQHGTVLLARTLKERRAILEAFVASANRTDIVLSDCTRDVKAARSWLSGAGHGETDGIVAKRLDDPYQPGVRAMVKVKRLRSADCVVGGFRYLSNSSQVGSLLLGLYNDAGKLDHVGFTSTIAKDDRAELTRKLEAMREPPGFTGKAPGGPSRWSTERSGEWEPVRPQLVVEVRFDHVTGDRFRHGTKFLRWRPDKAPEQCTFEQIA from the coding sequence ATGAAGGTCATCGCCCGCGACGGTGGGTTCGCCCTGCCGCTCGACACGCCAACGATGGAAGCCAGGGCGGCTGATGCGATTCCCGAGGGAGATGGATGGCAATACGAACGCAAATGGGATGGCTTTCGCTGCCTGGCGTTCCGGCAGGATGATACGATCGAGTTGCGGGCAAAGTCGGGCAAGCCGCTCGGACGGTATTTTCCCGAACTCGTCGCGACATTGATGGAACTGCCGTCGCGCCGTTTTGTCGTCGACGGCGAAATCGTCATCTCGATCGACGGCAAGCCGTCGTTCGACGCGCTCCAGATGCGGCTTCATCCGGCCGAGAGCAGGATTCGCAAACTGTCCGCCGAAACCCCGGCGCACATCGTCCTGTTCGACATTCTCTGCGACCAGCACGGTACCGTGTTGTTGGCCCGGACCCTGAAAGAACGGCGGGCGATCCTTGAGGCTTTCGTCGCTTCGGCAAACCGCACGGATATCGTGCTTTCGGACTGCACGCGCGATGTCAAGGCAGCCCGCTCCTGGCTAAGTGGTGCTGGACATGGCGAGACAGACGGCATCGTCGCCAAGCGTCTGGACGATCCCTACCAGCCGGGCGTGCGGGCGATGGTGAAGGTAAAGCGGCTGCGGTCGGCCGATTGCGTGGTCGGCGGCTTTCGCTATCTCAGCAACAGTTCGCAGGTCGGTTCATTGCTGCTGGGCCTGTACAACGACGCCGGCAAGCTCGATCACGTCGGTTTTACCTCGACCATCGCCAAGGATGACAGGGCCGAGCTTACCCGCAAGCTCGAAGCCATGCGCGAGCCTCCCGGCTTCACTGGAAAGGCGCCGGGCGGGCCGAGCCGCTGGAGCACCGAGCGCAGCGGCGAATGGGAGCCGGTGCGGCCCCAACTGGTGGTCGAGGTACGCTTCGATCACGTCACCGGCGACCGTTTCCGGCACGGCACCAAGTTCCTGCGCTGGCGGCCGGACAAGGCTCCGGAGCAATGCACGTTCGAGCAGATCGCCTGA
- the ku gene encoding non-homologous end joining protein Ku, which yields MAPRPFWKGYLKLSLVTCPVAMTPATTESEKVRFHTLNRKSGNRVVSQYVDAVSGKPVAEDDEVKGYQRGEDEYVLLEDEEIDAVALESTRTIDIDMFVDADSIGWIWYDKPHYLTPDDPVGEEAFSVIRDAMKSTGTVGISRLVMYRRERAVMLEPRGKGIVLWTLRYGDEVRDPKDYFGKIDDVKPDPKLMDMVTTLIDERTGQWDPAMTRDPVQARLLEIIASKKKGKKGPAKAKAKAEQPASNVINIMDALRKSIGSEAGKRK from the coding sequence ATGGCGCCACGTCCTTTCTGGAAAGGCTATCTGAAGCTTTCGCTGGTGACCTGTCCGGTGGCGATGACGCCCGCTACCACCGAGAGCGAGAAGGTCCGGTTCCATACGCTCAATCGCAAGAGCGGGAATCGCGTGGTCAGCCAATATGTCGATGCCGTCAGCGGCAAGCCCGTTGCTGAAGACGACGAGGTGAAGGGCTATCAGCGCGGCGAGGACGAATACGTCCTGCTCGAGGACGAAGAGATCGACGCGGTTGCGCTGGAGAGTACGCGTACCATCGACATCGACATGTTTGTCGATGCCGATAGCATCGGCTGGATCTGGTACGACAAGCCCCACTATCTCACCCCTGACGACCCGGTTGGGGAGGAGGCATTCTCGGTCATTCGCGACGCGATGAAATCGACGGGGACGGTCGGAATATCGCGACTGGTCATGTACCGCCGCGAGCGCGCCGTCATGCTTGAACCACGAGGCAAGGGCATCGTGCTGTGGACATTGCGCTATGGCGACGAGGTTCGCGATCCCAAGGATTATTTCGGCAAGATCGATGACGTCAAACCCGACCCGAAACTGATGGATATGGTCACGACCCTTATCGATGAGCGAACCGGGCAGTGGGATCCCGCCATGACCAGAGATCCCGTCCAGGCGCGGCTGCTCGAGATCATTGCCTCGAAGAAGAAGGGCAAGAAGGGTCCGGCCAAGGCGAAGGCCAAGGCCGAGCAACCGGCCAGCAACGTGATTAACATCATGGATGCGCTGCGCAAGAGCATCGGCTCGGAGGCCGGAAAGCGGAAATAG
- a CDS encoding phosphoribosyltransferase, with protein sequence MRFDALKFKDRTDAGRQLAAALTRFAATDPLVLALPRGGVPVGFEVAKALRARLDVLLVRKIGAPGHSEYGIGAVVDGENPQLVLNEEAMALVRPSDEYVEAEKRRQLLEIERRRNLYLGSRPAASVLGRTVIVVDDGIATGGTVRVALKALRKDRAAHVVLAVPVAPRDTLDLIKADVEEVVCLATPEPFVAVGRYYEDFEQTTDAEVIRLLREAEQFESRSSTRSA encoded by the coding sequence ATGCGCTTTGACGCCTTGAAATTCAAAGATCGAACGGATGCGGGGCGCCAGCTTGCCGCCGCTTTGACCAGGTTCGCGGCAACCGACCCACTGGTGCTGGCGCTGCCGCGCGGCGGCGTGCCGGTTGGCTTCGAAGTGGCGAAGGCACTCCGTGCCCGGCTCGACGTGCTGCTTGTGCGCAAGATCGGCGCGCCGGGCCATTCCGAATATGGCATCGGCGCGGTCGTCGACGGGGAAAATCCGCAGCTCGTCCTCAACGAGGAGGCGATGGCTTTGGTCCGGCCGTCAGACGAATACGTCGAAGCAGAGAAGCGGCGGCAACTGCTCGAAATCGAGCGTCGCAGAAATCTCTATCTCGGCAGCCGGCCTGCGGCTTCGGTCCTGGGCCGGACCGTCATCGTCGTCGATGACGGCATTGCGACCGGAGGCACGGTCAGAGTGGCGCTCAAGGCGCTAAGAAAGGACCGCGCCGCGCATGTCGTGTTGGCGGTCCCGGTCGCACCCCGGGACACGCTCGACCTGATCAAAGCCGATGTGGAGGAAGTGGTGTGTCTCGCCACGCCCGAGCCGTTTGTTGCGGTGGGCCGGTATTATGAGGATTTCGAACAGACCACGGACGCGGAGGTGATCCGGCTGCTGCGTGAGGCAGAGCAGTTTGAGAGCAGGTCGTCGACGCGATCTGCCTAA
- a CDS encoding thiamine pyrophosphate-dependent enzyme, whose product MPNTAEILVDTLIAWDVRVIFGLPGDGINGIMEALRTRQDKIRFVQVRHEESAAFMATAYAKWTGKLGVCLATSGPGGTHLLTGLYDAKLDQAPVLAITGMQFHDLIETFTQQDVDLTRVFNDVAIFNTQVSDAAHMENVAGLACRSALAGRGVSHLSIASDVQEQASAKRSPRNLPNHTPERWFEGDKRPDEAQLALAADILNTASKVAILAGRGALHAKAELERTADLLAAPVAKALLGKAVLPDDHPHVMGGIGILGSLTSQEIMEDCEALLIVGSTFPYIEYYPKPGKARGVQIDRNAQRIGLRHPIEAGLVGDAAITLQLLNERLKPKQDRTFLEKAQQSLQRWRKMMAQAESRDDVPLKPQRVVKAFGDRMPANAILASDSGQNTELAARHIDIKAGQDFAVSGSLASMACGLPYAIAGGIAYPGRPVFAVVGDGGLAMQLGEFSTAVRYRIPLKLLVIKNNMLNQIAWEQMMFLGNPQFACELQPIDFALAAEAMGGIGYSVTRPEDVDGVLDAAFAAEGPVIIEAVVDAYEPMLPPRMPDEYRKNMRTALPETPGRKEIEANLAREPLKTMMG is encoded by the coding sequence ATGCCCAACACTGCCGAGATCCTTGTCGACACATTGATCGCCTGGGACGTGCGCGTGATCTTCGGCCTGCCGGGGGACGGCATAAACGGCATCATGGAGGCGCTGCGCACAAGGCAGGACAAAATCCGCTTCGTTCAGGTGCGGCATGAGGAATCCGCCGCCTTCATGGCGACGGCCTATGCCAAATGGACCGGCAAGCTCGGTGTCTGCCTCGCCACCTCAGGGCCGGGAGGCACTCACCTGCTCACCGGCCTCTACGACGCAAAGCTAGACCAGGCGCCGGTCCTTGCCATAACCGGCATGCAATTTCACGACCTGATCGAGACATTCACGCAGCAGGATGTCGATCTCACCCGCGTTTTCAACGACGTCGCCATCTTCAACACGCAGGTGAGCGACGCAGCGCATATGGAAAACGTTGCCGGCCTGGCCTGTCGTTCCGCGCTTGCGGGACGCGGCGTCTCCCATCTATCGATAGCCAGCGACGTGCAGGAACAGGCGTCGGCAAAGCGCTCGCCCCGCAACCTTCCAAATCACACGCCCGAACGGTGGTTCGAAGGGGACAAGCGACCCGACGAAGCCCAGCTTGCTCTTGCAGCTGACATCCTCAACACAGCCTCGAAGGTGGCGATACTTGCCGGGCGCGGTGCGCTGCACGCGAAGGCGGAACTCGAGAGGACGGCGGACCTCCTCGCCGCACCCGTCGCCAAGGCTTTGCTCGGAAAAGCCGTCCTGCCGGACGATCACCCGCACGTCATGGGCGGAATAGGAATATTGGGCTCGCTGACCTCGCAGGAGATCATGGAGGACTGCGAGGCGCTGCTGATTGTCGGCTCGACCTTCCCCTACATCGAATACTATCCGAAGCCCGGCAAGGCGCGCGGCGTGCAGATCGACCGCAATGCGCAGCGCATCGGCCTTCGCCATCCCATCGAGGCCGGTCTCGTCGGCGATGCGGCCATCACGCTGCAATTGCTCAATGAAAGGCTGAAGCCAAAGCAGGACAGAACCTTTCTCGAGAAGGCGCAGCAGAGCTTGCAGCGCTGGCGCAAGATGATGGCCCAGGCGGAAAGCCGGGACGACGTGCCGCTCAAGCCGCAGCGCGTCGTCAAGGCATTCGGCGACCGAATGCCGGCCAATGCGATCCTGGCCAGCGATTCCGGCCAAAACACCGAACTTGCCGCCCGTCATATCGATATCAAGGCGGGGCAGGATTTCGCCGTCTCCGGCTCACTGGCATCGATGGCCTGCGGGCTGCCCTATGCGATTGCCGGCGGGATTGCCTATCCGGGCCGGCCGGTTTTCGCGGTGGTGGGCGATGGCGGGCTGGCGATGCAACTTGGCGAATTTTCGACGGCCGTGCGTTACAGGATCCCGCTCAAGCTGCTGGTGATCAAGAACAACATGCTCAACCAGATCGCCTGGGAGCAAATGATGTTCCTTGGCAACCCGCAATTTGCCTGCGAACTCCAGCCGATCGATTTCGCTTTGGCCGCCGAAGCCATGGGGGGCATCGGCTACAGCGTCACCCGGCCTGAAGACGTTGATGGGGTTCTTGATGCCGCGTTTGCCGCGGAAGGCCCGGTGATCATAGAGGCGGTCGTCGACGCCTACGAACCTATGCTGCCGCCGCGCATGCCGGACGAATATCGCAAGAACATGCGCACAGCCCTGCCGGAAACGCCGGGCCGCAAGGAGATCGAGGCAAACCTCGCTCGCGAGCCGCTGAAGACGATGATGGGCTGA